One part of the Enterococcus sp. DIV1094 genome encodes these proteins:
- a CDS encoding VirB4-like conjugal transfer ATPase, CD1110 family, with protein sequence MNKGTKKSSLAKLLHKQKKKRGKKERKSAPPKHAQGKIRYEKMYESGICELPSGYYSKSIQFSDVNYQIAPKEEQQAIFQRYCTLLDSCDERTHLTITLRKKRIEQKDLEKQLFYEETGERQDIYRQELNEMLRQTMTEGGRNFSKQNIVTFTTQATDYAQAKRSLERIEQQLSNSLSEIESSSQLLSGKERLQLLHELIKPNELFQFNYIDLVYSRLSTKAVVTPSSFNFKAKDYFELGSNYAQVLYLKEYPTKLSDKLILELMDIGEELCLSIHIDPVDSEKANQLIQIKKAYMEGDKTAAERRATQKGYDPYSSIPYELTNSIKEAEALLDDLVKTGQKLYFVTFLVYFRAQSKEQLADIAEQVQHIGRKNRCTFSALDYLQDEGFNSVLPLGKNWIEQQRTLTTESTAIFIPFSAQDLDHSDGKYYGQNQTTKNSVRINRKLLNTPSGMILGSSGSGKGVAKKYEVITTLLKNPEDEVISIDPEDEDTVIGNDFDAQIINIAPNTDTFINLLDSSEDLKGEADPIKLKADFLLTACEALIGGPTGLNSAQRSIIDRVTRLTYFNFQPTLEKTAPTLAEDWFPLLKEQPEAEAQTLALDLELYIEGSLSIFSQTTNVSLNKRFVIYNTKQLGSQLKTFGMMVVLEQVWNRVVRNRDRGITTWIYIDEMQLLLNDPYCENYFFELWSRIRKWGAIATGITQNVETLLLSDKARRMLSNTEFIIMLKQAKSDLDELSTLFSLSYQQQKQLINPIKGAGLIRAGNAIVPFSNTVDATTKLYELITTDPIERHKLRQEVSP encoded by the coding sequence GTGAACAAGGGAACTAAGAAATCTTCATTAGCCAAATTATTACACAAGCAAAAGAAAAAAAGAGGAAAAAAAGAGCGGAAATCAGCACCTCCCAAACATGCACAGGGGAAGATCCGTTATGAAAAAATGTATGAAAGTGGGATTTGTGAACTTCCTTCTGGCTACTACTCCAAAAGTATCCAGTTTTCTGATGTCAATTATCAAATTGCACCGAAAGAAGAACAACAAGCTATTTTTCAAAGGTATTGTACCTTGCTAGATAGCTGTGATGAGCGAACGCACCTAACGATCACCTTGCGAAAGAAGCGCATCGAACAAAAGGACCTGGAAAAGCAATTGTTTTATGAAGAAACAGGGGAAAGACAGGATATCTATCGACAGGAATTGAATGAAATGCTTCGGCAAACAATGACAGAAGGCGGCAGGAACTTTAGTAAACAGAATATAGTAACATTCACCACACAAGCCACTGATTATGCTCAAGCCAAACGTTCGCTTGAGCGCATCGAACAACAACTCAGCAATAGCCTGTCAGAAATCGAGTCGAGTAGTCAACTTCTTTCTGGAAAAGAACGGTTGCAGCTTCTCCATGAATTGATCAAGCCCAATGAATTATTCCAATTCAATTATATAGATTTGGTTTATAGCCGTTTATCCACAAAAGCAGTTGTGACGCCATCAAGTTTTAACTTTAAAGCAAAAGACTATTTCGAACTCGGTTCAAATTACGCCCAAGTACTTTATTTGAAAGAGTATCCCACTAAGCTGTCTGATAAGCTGATTTTAGAATTGATGGATATTGGTGAAGAGCTATGTTTATCGATCCACATTGATCCAGTGGATTCCGAAAAAGCGAATCAACTGATCCAAATAAAAAAAGCGTACATGGAAGGAGATAAAACGGCTGCGGAAAGAAGAGCAACACAAAAAGGGTATGATCCTTATTCGAGCATTCCCTATGAATTGACCAATAGTATCAAGGAAGCTGAAGCTTTATTAGATGACTTAGTCAAAACAGGACAGAAATTATATTTTGTCACCTTCTTAGTTTATTTTCGCGCTCAGTCAAAAGAACAACTTGCTGATATTGCGGAACAAGTACAACATATCGGACGTAAAAATCGTTGCACTTTCAGTGCGTTGGACTATCTACAAGATGAAGGGTTCAATTCAGTTTTACCTTTAGGCAAGAATTGGATCGAGCAGCAACGAACGCTGACGACAGAAAGTACAGCAATCTTTATCCCTTTTTCCGCACAAGATCTCGACCATAGCGATGGGAAATACTATGGGCAAAATCAAACAACCAAGAATAGTGTCAGAATCAATCGTAAATTGCTAAACACGCCGAGTGGCATGATTTTAGGTAGTTCTGGTTCAGGGAAAGGTGTAGCCAAAAAATATGAAGTAATCACGACGTTACTTAAAAATCCAGAAGATGAGGTCATTTCGATTGATCCGGAAGACGAAGATACGGTCATCGGTAATGATTTTGATGCTCAAATCATCAATATTGCCCCAAATACAGATACATTCATCAACTTATTAGATAGTTCAGAAGACTTAAAGGGAGAGGCTGATCCGATCAAATTGAAAGCTGATTTTTTGTTGACTGCTTGTGAAGCATTGATTGGTGGCCCCACTGGGTTAAATTCAGCACAACGTTCAATCATCGATCGAGTCACTCGCTTGACGTATTTCAATTTCCAACCAACCTTAGAAAAGACAGCGCCGACACTCGCGGAAGATTGGTTTCCACTTTTAAAAGAACAACCAGAAGCAGAGGCGCAAACACTAGCGTTAGATCTAGAGTTGTACATCGAAGGTTCACTGTCGATTTTCTCTCAAACAACTAACGTTTCTTTGAATAAACGTTTTGTGATCTACAATACGAAACAACTAGGAAGCCAATTGAAAACATTTGGGATGATGGTTGTTTTGGAACAAGTATGGAATCGGGTTGTTCGTAATCGTGACCGAGGCATCACTACTTGGATCTATATCGATGAAATGCAGCTACTGCTAAATGATCCTTACTGTGAAAATTATTTTTTTGAACTCTGGAGTCGAATCCGAAAATGGGGAGCGATCGCTACCGGGATTACTCAAAATGTTGAAACATTATTATTGTCAGATAAAGCCCGCCGGATGTTAAGTAATACGGAATTTATCATCATGCTCAAACAAGCAAAAAGTGACCTAGATGAGCTGTCTACTTTATTCAGTCTTTCTTATCAGCAACAAAAACAATTGATCAATCCAATTAAAGGAGCCGGACTGATACGTGCGGGGAATGCGATCGTTCCTTTCTCAAATACTGTGGACGCAACAACAAAACTTTATGAATTGATCACCACCGATCCTATTGAACGTCATAAATTACGACAGGAAGTATCGCCATGA
- a CDS encoding PrgI family protein gives MAVEVVIRKEIKEYQEKIFFGFSLRQIIVIALTLVVILPIGLLNHFVWGYSIDDLGFILMFFTSPILSVGWIKKNQLPLEKYLFVRWRHFIATKHYPYQNARLEEEHEGISTRKNNKTEKHRSEQGN, from the coding sequence ATGGCAGTAGAAGTAGTAATTAGAAAAGAAATCAAAGAATACCAAGAAAAAATCTTTTTTGGTTTCTCACTAAGGCAGATCATCGTGATCGCTTTAACACTAGTAGTGATTTTGCCGATCGGTCTGCTCAATCATTTTGTTTGGGGATATTCTATCGATGATCTGGGCTTTATATTGATGTTTTTTACCAGTCCGATTCTATCTGTTGGTTGGATCAAAAAAAATCAGTTACCTTTGGAAAAATATCTCTTTGTTCGTTGGCGTCATTTTATCGCAACAAAGCACTATCCTTATCAAAATGCTCGTTTGGAGGAAGAACATGAGGGGATTTCAACGAGGAAAAACAATAAAACAGAGAAACATCGAAGTGAACAAGGGAACTAA
- a CDS encoding immunoglobulin-like domain-containing protein — MPEKHTHMRLGLFLLSCSIVLLISGCKPRETEVPQTADSTVSRKNQEIRVKGSESSDLKKEDHTAYLFEFAAQLRRPMNQPSEATIRDETKRLRIAYLEATTVPQIVESTVVKSNQTHQPREFEQTMTPNIPVTPEALDQWQGPIVHVNDPLHILPRGTAIDPLAYVTFIQGSDPNPLIHYTPIDPNQTGYQTMQISAIDSKGNVSVATVTFLFNHSPIIQQEKKSQHVAIGSSIDLLAGVFAYDEEDGELTAEIQVETTLQTEKEGSYEVIYSVTDQFGASTSLTTNVTITNEAPMIVGPNQLVFPVNQSFSLLDYFSASDQEDGAINLTSENILASDFDPQVPGNYSVRIGNVMDRYGKRAIERTVHIHLTNEAPTVTNTHMTLPVFSEWNKESYLATLILGDREDSVNQLQVMIDVPLWQKVDTSRLGIYRFPLQVQDTHGKITRTFGSVHVVNEPPVFSGIEDKRIVVGEEKLDLLAGISVTDREEYLSIADVEVIEEIAWDIPGSYPVYLSIKDSFTETRVSFHVIVLEKNLEMPEITSE; from the coding sequence ATGCCTGAGAAACACACACATATGAGATTAGGATTATTCCTATTGAGTTGTTCAATTGTATTGCTGATCAGCGGCTGTAAACCAAGAGAAACAGAAGTCCCGCAAACGGCTGACTCCACAGTAAGCAGAAAGAATCAAGAAATCAGAGTGAAAGGATCAGAATCAAGTGACCTAAAAAAAGAGGATCACACTGCTTATTTGTTTGAGTTTGCTGCTCAATTGAGGAGGCCAATGAATCAACCCTCTGAAGCCACGATCAGAGATGAAACAAAGCGGCTAAGAATCGCGTATCTTGAAGCAACAACAGTACCTCAGATCGTCGAAAGCACAGTTGTAAAAAGTAACCAAACGCATCAGCCAAGAGAATTCGAGCAAACAATGACTCCTAATATACCTGTTACTCCAGAGGCATTAGATCAGTGGCAAGGGCCTATCGTTCATGTCAATGACCCATTGCACATTTTACCTAGAGGAACAGCGATTGATCCACTTGCATATGTTACTTTCATTCAAGGGAGCGATCCCAATCCGCTGATCCATTATACGCCCATCGATCCGAACCAAACGGGTTATCAAACCATGCAGATTTCAGCAATTGATTCAAAAGGAAACGTGAGTGTTGCGACTGTGACTTTTCTTTTTAATCACTCGCCAATCATTCAACAGGAAAAGAAAAGTCAACACGTAGCGATCGGTTCGAGTATTGATTTATTGGCAGGGGTTTTTGCTTACGATGAAGAAGATGGTGAATTGACCGCAGAAATCCAAGTAGAAACGACACTCCAAACAGAAAAAGAAGGAAGTTATGAAGTCATTTATTCTGTAACAGATCAATTTGGTGCAAGTACCAGTTTGACAACCAATGTGACGATCACGAATGAAGCACCGATGATCGTTGGCCCCAATCAGCTCGTCTTTCCTGTCAATCAGTCATTCTCTTTATTGGATTATTTCTCAGCAAGTGATCAAGAAGATGGGGCGATCAATCTTACTTCGGAAAATATCTTGGCATCTGATTTTGATCCCCAGGTACCGGGAAACTACTCTGTAAGAATCGGAAATGTGATGGATCGTTATGGCAAGCGAGCAATTGAGCGCACCGTCCATATTCATTTGACGAACGAAGCGCCCACAGTCACAAATACGCATATGACGCTCCCTGTTTTTAGTGAATGGAATAAAGAAAGCTATTTGGCAACACTGATTCTAGGAGATCGTGAAGATTCGGTGAATCAACTACAAGTGATGATCGATGTGCCACTTTGGCAGAAAGTCGACACTTCACGATTAGGTATCTATCGTTTTCCTCTTCAGGTCCAAGATACACATGGAAAAATCACTCGGACTTTTGGGAGCGTCCACGTAGTCAATGAGCCTCCTGTATTTTCTGGAATTGAGGATAAGAGAATCGTTGTAGGTGAAGAGAAGCTGGATCTACTAGCAGGCATCTCCGTGACCGATCGTGAAGAGTACTTGAGCATAGCAGATGTTGAAGTCATAGAAGAAATCGCTTGGGACATACCTGGAAGCTATCCTGTTTATTTGTCGATCAAAGATTCGTTTACAGAAACGCGAGTGTCTTTTCATGTCATCGTGTTAGAAAAGAATCTAGAAATGCCAGAGATAACAAGCGAATAA
- a CDS encoding SpaA isopeptide-forming pilin-related protein: MRRYSNLLFLILPLIILFSMMTQVKGIPVSAETLTGVPAYQPITASFPNYMTRTSLQPTAQEDTWENFKKDHQLIQGPNGKLITIGSTNYIEEAIHKRSPRLLDPFANESVVVDPAIHIPNIDIQLSNGGREYGWYGKRVNGEIALCLEQGVALNIGENNGYTSSIQNTELLKKISLIKYYGVIATTYTMEKELMTQLLAWEQQGITPINISGVLTMSDYQTFKRTVMEQVERFYTQPSFHGHVMNVKVGESQTFTDTSGAFSNYASSPVQSINGVTIEKQGNQVTVTATKEAPEASEIAFDYHIPSSYQGAIVVYQHPYTQNMVVGRVPQLTRTSFQLRVQKYGHAAIRKVDQQTKQPLAGAVFRFTTSEGQQKELTTDVEGIAIWHDLLVDTIVTIQEIKAPDGYVLNPAPQTVTVKVNELTSVTLDNQEQTANLIVIKEDEETGDLPQGGAQLIGAVYKLTDEDGRTVAELTMEEMDGQASAELKGLKLGTYHLQEIIPPKGYNLDPTIYPIHLTYAGQNETVAIHRKTVTDRVIKGHIEGYKFGSKPLIPTSIFEALQALTTSQTNQKPPLEGIELTASAHATGKEYVQITEKNGYFKFTDLPYDTYTIAETKGTDGYLIIEPFEVTISEEGYTHFFLLEDEIIESRVHLIKIDQETGEQIPYAGAQFKIFDTWANEGQGAFVFMTRPNDTEKTEIFETNQKGELVTTESLPWGVDRYELHEIKAPAGYLPIEEPLIFSVTAEHHHALIRIEVPNRLARQSIALIKRDRLNESPLAHVPFGLYKLGKAENGEQTLQFIEEYLTDEEGRIDVRDLPYGEYQLIEGKPLEGYLPLEEPVDFSVTVEKDGELIVLEAYNEREKLALTSLFTSIDGTKELDPTKDNRLKDVVWVEGAAIEIGHVYTVVTQYRKVGTEELIAEAISTYTAKSKEDQFEVFFELKANTLKDKDQLIATHILYYEPEQENEVAREDDLTNKEQTVHFKTPKEEKKEETKKQENTRELPKTNSRSSSFLVGIGTLFLGIGGVVFYKQKKE; this comes from the coding sequence ATGAGGAGATACTCTAACTTGCTATTCTTGATTTTACCACTCATCATTTTATTTTCTATGATGACTCAAGTAAAAGGCATACCAGTCTCAGCAGAAACGTTGACTGGTGTCCCCGCCTATCAACCAATCACTGCATCTTTCCCCAACTATATGACACGCACGAGCTTACAACCAACCGCACAAGAAGACACTTGGGAAAACTTCAAGAAAGACCACCAACTGATCCAAGGACCGAACGGAAAATTGATCACCATAGGCTCTACGAATTATATCGAAGAGGCGATTCATAAACGCTCGCCAAGATTGCTTGACCCATTTGCCAATGAAAGTGTCGTTGTTGATCCAGCGATCCATATCCCTAATATTGATATCCAGCTATCAAACGGTGGCAGAGAATACGGGTGGTACGGAAAACGAGTGAATGGTGAGATTGCTCTATGTTTGGAGCAGGGTGTGGCTCTCAATATCGGTGAAAATAATGGCTACACTTCAAGTATCCAGAATACAGAATTATTAAAGAAAATCTCTTTGATCAAGTACTATGGCGTCATTGCGACAACTTACACGATGGAAAAAGAGTTGATGACTCAACTACTTGCTTGGGAGCAACAAGGGATCACACCTATCAATATCTCCGGCGTTTTGACCATGAGTGATTATCAAACATTCAAACGAACAGTGATGGAACAAGTGGAACGGTTCTATACCCAACCTAGTTTTCATGGACATGTTATGAATGTAAAAGTCGGCGAAAGCCAAACATTCACCGATACGTCTGGAGCATTTTCAAATTATGCCTCATCTCCCGTGCAATCAATCAATGGAGTCACCATTGAAAAGCAAGGGAATCAAGTAACCGTTACTGCGACTAAAGAGGCACCAGAAGCAAGCGAGATCGCATTTGATTATCATATCCCTAGTAGTTATCAAGGCGCGATCGTCGTGTACCAACACCCTTATACACAAAATATGGTGGTAGGCAGAGTGCCACAGCTCACAAGAACTTCCTTTCAGCTTCGCGTACAAAAATATGGCCATGCAGCTATCCGAAAAGTCGATCAACAAACGAAACAACCATTAGCCGGAGCTGTTTTTCGTTTCACGACTTCAGAAGGACAGCAAAAAGAATTGACGACAGATGTCGAAGGAATTGCTATTTGGCATGATTTGTTGGTCGATACGATCGTTACGATCCAAGAAATCAAAGCGCCAGACGGCTATGTTTTAAATCCAGCCCCCCAGACAGTCACTGTAAAAGTGAATGAATTGACCAGTGTCACGTTAGACAATCAGGAACAGACCGCCAATTTGATTGTTATTAAAGAAGACGAAGAAACCGGTGATCTGCCTCAAGGAGGTGCTCAGTTGATTGGAGCAGTTTATAAATTAACGGATGAAGATGGTCGAACCGTGGCTGAATTGACGATGGAAGAGATGGATGGGCAGGCATCAGCTGAGCTCAAAGGATTGAAACTAGGAACCTATCATTTACAAGAAATCATTCCACCAAAAGGCTATAACTTAGATCCGACGATCTACCCGATCCATTTGACTTATGCAGGACAAAATGAAACAGTAGCTATCCATCGAAAAACAGTCACAGACCGTGTCATCAAAGGTCATATTGAAGGGTATAAATTTGGATCAAAACCACTTATCCCTACTTCTATCTTCGAGGCATTACAAGCATTGACAACTAGTCAAACGAACCAGAAACCACCACTTGAAGGCATTGAGCTGACAGCCTCCGCACATGCGACAGGAAAAGAATATGTCCAAATCACTGAAAAAAATGGCTATTTCAAATTTACAGATTTACCCTATGATACGTATACGATTGCCGAAACAAAAGGAACAGATGGCTATTTGATCATCGAACCTTTTGAAGTGACGATCAGTGAGGAAGGTTATACCCATTTCTTTTTGTTAGAAGATGAAATCATCGAATCACGCGTACATCTCATCAAGATTGATCAAGAAACAGGTGAACAAATCCCATATGCAGGTGCACAGTTCAAGATTTTTGATACTTGGGCAAATGAGGGTCAAGGAGCATTTGTATTCATGACCCGTCCGAATGATACAGAAAAAACTGAGATTTTTGAAACCAATCAAAAAGGAGAACTAGTCACAACCGAGAGTCTACCTTGGGGCGTCGATCGCTATGAGCTTCATGAGATCAAAGCACCAGCAGGTTATCTGCCAATAGAAGAACCATTGATTTTCAGTGTAACGGCAGAGCACCATCACGCGTTGATTCGTATAGAAGTTCCGAATCGTTTAGCAAGGCAATCGATTGCGTTGATCAAGCGGGATCGGTTGAATGAATCTCCTTTGGCGCATGTACCATTTGGTTTATATAAGTTAGGAAAAGCAGAAAATGGCGAGCAAACACTTCAATTCATTGAGGAATATTTAACGGATGAAGAAGGCCGAATCGACGTAAGAGATTTGCCTTATGGAGAGTATCAATTGATCGAAGGAAAGCCCTTAGAAGGGTACTTACCATTAGAAGAACCGGTTGATTTTTCAGTGACTGTTGAGAAAGATGGGGAGTTGATCGTATTAGAAGCTTATAACGAACGAGAAAAATTAGCCTTAACGAGTTTGTTCACCTCCATTGATGGAACCAAGGAACTTGATCCGACAAAAGACAATCGCTTGAAAGATGTGGTTTGGGTCGAAGGAGCAGCCATCGAAATCGGTCATGTATATACCGTAGTGACGCAGTATCGCAAAGTTGGCACAGAAGAACTCATCGCCGAAGCAATCTCAACGTATACAGCAAAGAGTAAAGAAGATCAGTTTGAAGTGTTTTTTGAACTGAAAGCCAATACGCTAAAGGATAAGGACCAATTGATTGCCACGCATATTTTATACTATGAGCCTGAGCAAGAAAACGAAGTTGCCAGAGAAGATGACTTAACCAATAAGGAACAAACGGTTCACTTCAAAACACCAAAAGAAGAGAAAAAAGAAGAGACTAAAAAGCAGGAAAACACTCGAGAACTACCGAAAACAAACAGCAGGAGCTCTTCGTTTCTTGTAGGGATAGGTACCCTATTTCTAGGAATAGGTGGCGTTGTATTCTATAAACAAAAAAAGGAGTGA
- a CDS encoding PTS sugar transporter subunit IIA: MLEIPTEHIWLNQQFSSWEDALQTIGEQLLEKGVIQKEYIDAMIARQEATSVYIGNFVALPHGKVQDEQIVEEGIFLFQVPDGVDFGINGEKKIATILFAVIMRENQQLTSLQELAFFCSDVDQVMALSDAQTVVEIQQILKQAEEF; the protein is encoded by the coding sequence ATGCTTGAAATTCCAACGGAACACATTTGGCTGAACCAACAGTTTAGTAGTTGGGAAGACGCGCTCCAAACGATTGGCGAGCAGTTACTGGAAAAAGGAGTCATCCAAAAGGAATATATCGATGCGATGATTGCCCGTCAAGAAGCAACAAGTGTCTATATCGGCAATTTTGTGGCACTCCCTCATGGAAAAGTACAAGATGAACAGATTGTTGAAGAAGGTATTTTTTTGTTCCAAGTGCCTGATGGCGTTGATTTCGGGATAAATGGTGAAAAAAAGATCGCAACGATTTTGTTTGCTGTGATCATGAGAGAAAACCAACAATTAACAAGTTTACAAGAACTTGCATTCTTTTGTTCCGATGTCGATCAAGTAATGGCATTGAGTGATGCACAAACAGTAGTGGAAATCCAACAGATTTTAAAACAAGCTGAGGAATTTTGA
- a CDS encoding BglG family transcription antiterminator, translating into MYLSPREKQLLTELINSPTPVSIQKMVNVLRVSKRTVYRELEQLEQSLHEADASLKKIARGSFAIEATPETMAQLRQLVNETELELSTTERQHAILLEILLTKEPLSLGYFLEKYLISNTTFYADIKQLETSMQQLPLTITRNRGYEITGPEKYRRLLIANILELEINAYEVFHLLQFEQTTNFFFQFITTESLLLARQVVREELVQQKKELSDRKLEHLVLILSITIDRVKQNQVLTNETYTGLVNKELLRIAKALFSKIAKETQQLYPVNEIVFFASMLNDFSNSFDQDFFEETFDTQLAYLVKQLIQVVSEATNNPFYQDETLYKMLLTHLSGVFSRAVLQEEQLTNPILEKIMVQYQDIAQAIRQGIERIFQEKKLSEEEIAYMVLHFANSLEKTPKDSTIKIAGFSPSGLASTSMLELKLKRYFPFIQHIHFYRIADLKKINLEEEYDLVISTSILSGYDGKYLLVSPLLLEEEIKQLKAEFARLTEHRTANVRLGDQPTVIEDTYEETVSMMSKINRLLQHFFIQELDNPATVEATLNSIFDYLPTGLVQDKDKVFHRLIKRYQQAPIGLPHTNMGLFHTSSSEITAPLFCIFQLKQVLEIEGMDKTKVDLSRMLVMLAPSPIDEATGKLLGKISGALIMNDLNTEIFRSGNEAIIYQLLSKILIDEIKK; encoded by the coding sequence CTTTACACGAAGCAGATGCTTCATTGAAAAAAATAGCGCGTGGCTCATTTGCGATTGAAGCAACACCAGAAACAATGGCACAACTGCGTCAACTAGTAAATGAAACAGAGTTGGAATTATCGACAACTGAAAGACAACATGCGATTTTATTGGAAATATTACTCACCAAGGAACCTTTATCTTTAGGTTATTTTTTAGAAAAGTATTTGATTAGTAACACGACTTTTTATGCTGATATCAAGCAACTGGAAACAAGTATGCAACAACTTCCATTAACGATCACGCGCAACCGTGGCTATGAAATCACTGGACCAGAAAAATATCGAAGATTATTGATTGCAAATATCTTAGAGTTGGAAATCAATGCATATGAAGTATTTCATTTGCTGCAATTTGAGCAGACAACCAATTTCTTTTTTCAATTCATCACGACAGAGAGTTTACTCCTTGCGCGTCAAGTAGTACGTGAAGAATTGGTTCAGCAAAAGAAAGAGCTAAGTGACCGTAAATTGGAACATTTAGTTTTGATCCTCAGTATCACGATCGATCGTGTCAAACAAAATCAAGTATTAACGAATGAAACCTACACAGGGCTAGTAAATAAAGAGTTATTACGTATTGCAAAAGCTTTATTTTCCAAAATTGCAAAGGAGACCCAACAACTCTATCCAGTAAATGAAATCGTCTTTTTTGCTAGTATGTTAAATGATTTCTCCAATTCGTTTGATCAGGATTTCTTTGAAGAAACCTTTGATACGCAGCTCGCTTATCTTGTGAAGCAATTGATCCAAGTCGTGAGTGAAGCAACGAATAATCCATTTTATCAAGATGAAACACTATACAAAATGTTGTTGACGCATTTATCAGGCGTATTTTCTCGAGCAGTCCTTCAAGAAGAGCAGTTGACTAACCCAATCTTAGAAAAAATCATGGTCCAGTATCAAGACATTGCACAAGCAATCCGTCAAGGAATCGAACGGATCTTCCAAGAAAAGAAACTATCTGAAGAAGAAATTGCTTATATGGTTCTTCACTTTGCCAACTCATTGGAAAAAACGCCAAAGGACAGTACGATCAAAATCGCAGGTTTTTCCCCTAGTGGCTTAGCTTCGACAAGCATGCTTGAATTAAAACTAAAAAGATATTTCCCATTTATTCAACACATCCATTTTTATCGAATCGCTGATTTAAAGAAAATCAATTTAGAAGAAGAATATGACCTGGTCATTTCTACTTCGATTTTAAGTGGCTATGACGGGAAATATCTGTTGGTTTCACCATTGCTTCTTGAAGAAGAAATCAAGCAATTAAAAGCAGAATTTGCACGTTTGACCGAACACCGAACGGCAAACGTCCGGTTAGGCGATCAGCCTACGGTTATCGAAGATACGTATGAAGAGACGGTATCGATGATGAGTAAAATCAATCGATTACTCCAGCATTTCTTCATTCAAGAGCTAGACAATCCAGCAACAGTCGAAGCGACTTTAAACAGTATTTTTGACTATTTACCTACAGGATTGGTGCAAGATAAGGACAAAGTTTTTCATCGTTTAATAAAAAGATATCAACAAGCGCCAATTGGATTACCTCATACCAACATGGGACTGTTCCATACGTCTAGTTCTGAGATCACGGCACCATTATTTTGTATCTTTCAATTGAAACAGGTATTAGAAATTGAAGGAATGGATAAAACAAAAGTCGATTTATCAAGAATGCTTGTGATGTTAGCACCGTCCCCGATTGACGAAGCCACAGGGAAATTACTTGGAAAAATCAGCGGTGCATTGATCATGAACGACTTGAATACAGAAATTTTTCGTTCAGGTAATGAAGCAATCATTTATCAGTTATTATCTAAAATTTTAATCGACGAAATTAAAAAATAA